The stretch of DNA CTTATAAATATATGACCGAAATGATGACGGCGATTGAAGAGAACCCCGAAATGGACAAAACAGAGTTTCCGCCGAAATGGAATAAGCTGTGCTGCAAGACGGATCAGGTCCTCGAAGTGATGAAACGGGAATATGAGCTTTACCAACATGATATGCACTGGAAGCGTCAAATATACGACAGCAGGCAACTGGTGGCTGACCAGCTATCCGGGGTATCCCAGGTCATGGAGGACTTGGCCAAAGAAATAAAAAGAGAAGGACAAGCTATGTACCATCAAGAGGAACAAATTCGTGAGGCACTCCAGCACATGGGTCTATCTATTCATAGTATAGATATTATCTGTCTCGATCATGGTCACGTGGAGATTGAGATTATCCATGCATATACTCGCGGCTTTGATGAATGCCGGAAGCTGATCGCTCCGCTGCTCTCTGATATTCTGGGAGAACAGATTGCCGTGATGACGGAGACGATGAGGGACGCTTCGGGGGGCTTGCAGACGGTCACCTTTGGCTCTGCCAAGACGTATGAAATCACTACGGGTGTGGCAGGTGCAGCTAAGGGAGGTGATCTGCTGTCTGGAGATACATTCAGCAGTGTTGAGCTGGGCAACGGCAAAGTTGCTGTGGCGCTCAGCGATGGGATGGGCAACGGCGAAAGGGCTCGCCTTGAGAGCAGCACAGCTCTTGGAATATTGGAGCAGCTTCTTCAGTCGGGGATGGATGAGACTCTTGCCATCAAGTCCGTGAATTCCGTGCTTATGCTGCGTTCTCCTGATGAGGTTTATGCGACAGTGGATATGGCGCTTATTGATGAATACTCGGCCAAAACTACGTTTTTAAAAATCGGCTCCTCCCCCAGCTTTATCAAGCGCGGAGATGAGGTAATCCAAGTGTCGGCCAGCAATCTTCCTGTGGGGATTATCCAGGATATTGAGGTGGACTTGATTACTCTTCAGCTTCAGCCCGGGGATACCCTAATTATGATGACCGATGGCATCTACGATGCTCCCGGGTATGCAGTGAATAAAGAGCTGTGGATGAAGCGGATGATTCTGGAGATGACCAGCGACGATCCTCAAGCAATAGCCGATAACCTGCTTGAGTCCGTGATCCGCTATCAGAAGGACCAAATTCATGATGATATGACCGTAGTGGTCGCGAAAGTGGAGCATCATCTTCCAGAGTGGTCCACATTGCATGTTCCTGGTGTTCAGCGAATGGAGAGACCTCGAACGGTGAGTTAGAGGCTGACTTGATTGGAGTCTACTTGCATGCAATAGAATGAAGCTAGAAGGGACGGCCTCTTTGGCAGCAGTCTGCCGTGGAGCCGTTTCTCTTTTTTATCATTCCTTCCGAGTTTGAATGGTAGTTTTGGTGGAAATACTAGAGACAAGTAGTTAAGCCAAAACGAGGCTACCGCACGTTTTAAGGGCGATAGCGAAACGGAGGAAGTTAGGGATGAAGCAAATTCTTCTTATTACAGACGGATGTTCGAATGTGGGGGAGAGTCCGGTTATGGCGGCAGCCCGTGCCAAGCAGGAGGGGATTATAGTCAATGTGGTGGGTGTTATTGATTACGGCACAATTGGTGAGTTGGGGGCTCTGGAAATTGCTGAAATTGCCAAGGCAGGCGGCGGCATGAGTCGCTTGGCGGAGACTAAGCAGCTGGCCCGCACGATCCAGATGGTCACCCGCAAAACCGTGGTTCAGACAATTCAGCAGGCGGTTAATAAGGAGTTGAAACAAATTTTGGGAGCGGAGTCTGTGGATGCCCTGCCTCCGGATAAACGGTCACAGGTGGTAGAGGTTATGGATGAGCTGACGGAGATGTCCCCCCTTCAAGTAGCCCTGCTTATTGACACCAGTGCCAGCATGAAGCCTAAGCTGGCTGCTGTGGAAGAAGCGATTCGCGATCTTATGCTTAGCCTTGGTGCCCGTAGAGGAGAGAGCCAGCTGGCTGTATTCCATTTTCCCGGAAGGCATAGTGGTGAAGAGGTGGTGCTTGACATCGACTGGACTTCCGAGCTTGGGAGTGCACGCTCTATGTTCAATCGTCTTGTGATGCGCGGAGCAACACCGACCGGCCCTGCGATGTTAAGAGTGATTGATTTCTTCCGTTATGGTACACTTAATGGATATCTTACGGGTTTGGGTGAAGCCGATGACGGGGAAGGAATTCTCGGTGAATACGTCCACTGATTTTGTTTTGGAGCCAGGAACCCTGATCACAGGGCGCTGGCGAGGTGGGAAATATAAGGTGAAGCGTCTCTTGGGCCAAGGTGCTAACGGGGTGGTTTATTTGGTGCAGACGCCAGGCCGCCCCGAGTCTTATGCGCTTAAGATGGGGTATGACACTATTGATCTTCAGTCCGAAATTAATGTGCTGAAAGCGCTCCAGTTCCAGAGTCATGGACGCGGCATTCCGTCTGCCTCCTCTTATTTGGTGGAAGTGGACGATTACCGTATGAAGGACCAGAAGATCCCATTCTATGTGATGAGATATATCAAGGGCGAGCCGCTCAGTTTTTTTGTCGCCCGCAAGGGGGCTGACTGGTTAGGCCTTGCGGGCCTCAGCCTGCTTCGTCAGCTGCGCAAGCTGCATGAATCCGGCTGGGTCTTCGGCGATCTCAAGCCTGAGAACGTGCTGGTCTCCCCATATGGTGAAGCAGAATTAATTGACTATGGCGGCGTTAGCTTGATCGGCCGGAGTGTGAAGCAATTTACCGAATGGTATGATCGGGGCTTCTGGAACGCGGGCAGCCGCTCGGCGGACGAGGCCTATGATTGGTTCGCCTTCTCCGTAGTCTGCATTCACCTGTTGGCTGGTTCTGAGCTTAAAGCAGCAGCAAGAGGATTGCCCCAGGTACGGAGTGTGCAGGATTTGCTGGCTATCGTGGACAAGGTGCCGCGTCTGGCGCCTTATGCAGGATGGCTTAAGTCAGGGTTAACGGGCAAATTCAGCACTACGACGGAGGCCTGCTTGCGGTGGGAGCAAACCATCCGAAAGCCTTCCGTCCGTAAAACCCTTGCTACGCCGAGGTGGCTTTCTAGGGCCTTCATCCTGTCGCTGGTCCTGCTGGGATGCGCTCTTTATTGGCATATCCGGTACCTACTTTAAGTAGTAAGAGGTATTTTGTAAAAGAAAAGAGGGTTTAGCACATGGATCAGCTTAATTTTGATCGTCTGGTAGCACATGTGCGCAGAACGGCAGAAGCAGCAAAGATGTGGTCTCCCGAAGATACCGTGGTGGTCGCAGTATCGGGGGGACCGGATTCTGTGGCCCTTTTGCACGTTCTTCATCAAATTGCATTAAGTGAAGATTGTCCATTACAGCTGATTGTGGCTCATGTGAATCACGGGTTCCGTCCCGAGGAGTCTCGCGAAGAAGCGGAATTTGTGCGCGAGCTGGCTGCTCAGCTCTCCTGGCCTTTTGAGCTCGCAGAAGTTGACGTGCCAGCCTATATGAAGCAGACCGGAATGGGTGGACAGGAAGCCGCTCGCGAAATGCGCTATACATTTCTTCATCAGGTGGCAGACCTGTACGGGGCTCACAGCATTGCGTTGGCGCATCATGGAGATGACCAGGCTGAAACTGTGCTGCTGCGGTTGCTGCGTGGAAGCGGCCTTACCGGGCTTGCAGGAATGAAGCTCAAACGTAGAGAGAAAAATGTGGAACTTGTTCGTCCCTTCCTTCGTATATACAAGACGGACTTGATTCGTATTTGCCATGAATCCGGTTTTACTTATATAACGGACAGCAGCAATTTAACGAACAAATATGTGAGGAACTCGATTCGCTTGGATGTTTTGCCCTTTTTGGGGCAATATAATGGGCAACTGACGGAATCCTTGAACCGTCTGTCCGTGGTCGCGGGAGATGAAGACGACTATATGCAGCTAGCTGCAGAGGATGCCTTCAAGCGTCTTGCATTCACCCGGTCTGATGGGGGAATCGTGCTTGACATAAAGCCGTTTGTTCAGCTACATGTCGCTTTACAACGGAGGTTGATTAAACTAATATTAACTTATCTGCCTTTAAATAAGGAAGAATCGGATTTTACTAAGATTGAAGCATTGCGGTTAAGAGCTCAACAGGAGCAGCCCACAACCTGGAGGCTAGATCTGGGCGGTGGATCATTATGCCGCCGGGAGTACCATCAATTGGTTTTTCTTCCTCAGGAGGAAGAGGGTAAGCCGTTTCAATTCTGTCTGGAGACTCTTCCCGCCAAGGTAGCCATCCCTGGAACGGGGAAGGTGCTTGAGGTTACAAGGCAGACAGAGTTTAATCATGCTGTATCCTTGATGCCGCATAATCAACACGAAGCCTTGTTTGATGCGGACGAGCTGATTTTTCCGCTTACCGTACGCTCCCGCCAGCCGGGTGACGCGATGAGAATCATGGGATTAAACGGAAGCAAAAAGGTTAAAGATATTTTCATTGATGAGAAAATACCTCCTTCGCTCCGTTCTCGCTGTCCTCTTGTCACGGATGCCGCAGGCCGCATCCTATGGATTCCTGGAATTCGGCGCTCAAGTCATGCGCTTGTTGGACCGGGGTCTTCTGCTGTCATTTCTGTTAAATGGAATGAGGAGGAAGGAGAGGCAGCCGGGTTATCGGTGGGATCAGGCTTTCATAGTATAACTTAGGAGGTTCGCGAAAGTTGCAGAACGATATTCAAGAAGTGCTTATCAGCCGGGAACAGATTCAAGAGAAGGTGGCCGAGCTAGGGGCTGCTTTGAGCAAGGAGTACGAAGGCCGTAATCCGCTCGTTATTTGCATTCTTAAAGGTGCCTTTATATTTATGGCCGATCTCGTAAAGGAGATTACCGTTCCGATCGAGCTTGATTTTATGGCTGTATCCAGTTACGGTGCCTCAACTCAATCCTCAGGAGTTGTGAAGATTATTAAGGATTTGGACACTTCTGTAGAAGGGCGCGATGTACTCATTGTCGAAGACATTATCGACAGCGGTCTGACCTTGAGCTACTTGATCGACGTTCTTGAGCGCCGCAATGCGAAGACCATTAAAGTGGTCACGCTGTTCGATAAGCCGGTGCGCCGTACAGTGGATCTCAAGCCGGATTACACTGGCTTTGTGATGCAGGATGCCTTTATTGTCGGCTATGGTCTGGATTATGCCGAGAAATACCGCAACCTCCCGTATATCGGAGTGCTAAAACCGGAGATTTACACTACCTAAGGCGGTGACTTAAGGCAGTCCCCGACAGGGCCCGCCTCAAGTTGAGATCGCTGGTTGG from Paenibacillus sp. CAA11 encodes:
- a CDS encoding vWA domain-containing protein — its product is MKQILLITDGCSNVGESPVMAAARAKQEGIIVNVVGVIDYGTIGELGALEIAEIAKAGGGMSRLAETKQLARTIQMVTRKTVVQTIQQAVNKELKQILGAESVDALPPDKRSQVVEVMDELTEMSPLQVALLIDTSASMKPKLAAVEEAIRDLMLSLGARRGESQLAVFHFPGRHSGEEVVLDIDWTSELGSARSMFNRLVMRGATPTGPAMLRVIDFFRYGTLNGYLTGLGEADDGEGILGEYVH
- the tilS gene encoding tRNA lysidine(34) synthetase TilS — its product is MDQLNFDRLVAHVRRTAEAAKMWSPEDTVVVAVSGGPDSVALLHVLHQIALSEDCPLQLIVAHVNHGFRPEESREEAEFVRELAAQLSWPFELAEVDVPAYMKQTGMGGQEAAREMRYTFLHQVADLYGAHSIALAHHGDDQAETVLLRLLRGSGLTGLAGMKLKRREKNVELVRPFLRIYKTDLIRICHESGFTYITDSSNLTNKYVRNSIRLDVLPFLGQYNGQLTESLNRLSVVAGDEDDYMQLAAEDAFKRLAFTRSDGGIVLDIKPFVQLHVALQRRLIKLILTYLPLNKEESDFTKIEALRLRAQQEQPTTWRLDLGGGSLCRREYHQLVFLPQEEEGKPFQFCLETLPAKVAIPGTGKVLEVTRQTEFNHAVSLMPHNQHEALFDADELIFPLTVRSRQPGDAMRIMGLNGSKKVKDIFIDEKIPPSLRSRCPLVTDAAGRILWIPGIRRSSHALVGPGSSAVISVKWNEEEGEAAGLSVGSGFHSIT
- the hpt gene encoding hypoxanthine phosphoribosyltransferase: MQNDIQEVLISREQIQEKVAELGAALSKEYEGRNPLVICILKGAFIFMADLVKEITVPIELDFMAVSSYGASTQSSGVVKIIKDLDTSVEGRDVLIVEDIIDSGLTLSYLIDVLERRNAKTIKVVTLFDKPVRRTVDLKPDYTGFVMQDAFIVGYGLDYAEKYRNLPYIGVLKPEIYTT
- a CDS encoding serine/threonine protein kinase, giving the protein MNTSTDFVLEPGTLITGRWRGGKYKVKRLLGQGANGVVYLVQTPGRPESYALKMGYDTIDLQSEINVLKALQFQSHGRGIPSASSYLVEVDDYRMKDQKIPFYVMRYIKGEPLSFFVARKGADWLGLAGLSLLRQLRKLHESGWVFGDLKPENVLVSPYGEAELIDYGGVSLIGRSVKQFTEWYDRGFWNAGSRSADEAYDWFAFSVVCIHLLAGSELKAAARGLPQVRSVQDLLAIVDKVPRLAPYAGWLKSGLTGKFSTTTEACLRWEQTIRKPSVRKTLATPRWLSRAFILSLVLLGCALYWHIRYLL